One genomic window of Arcobacter lacus includes the following:
- a CDS encoding sensor histidine kinase, whose product MKINLSIKKKLLFYSFFIQTIILVIFSFSLYKALEISTVDKLEATLKVIVLDITDDVLEKNKITDNILDEENEYKFEPLYIRILNSKNHEKITQTENFPDDIEDNDNYLNNLKENVITFEEQNNYFVSRIKIDFHGEQSIIIEAVTTKDILTSTLENLLYILGFILPIILIFAVIGGNFIIYKSFLPIENILVELKQINANDLSARLKTTKSKDEINQLINEINSLLSRLENSFERMSQFSSDASHELKTPLTIIKGEIEVTLRKDRTINEYKEALKTSLEEIAGIEQTINDLLFLAKNEQELIVDKQEEFYLDELADEAINELKNFAKLHKIKISLIVEDSLEMKGFASLLKIAIKNILKNAIQFSYENKEVIVKIFKENDFLNISIEDFGIGIPANEQEKIYEKFYRTDKSRNKNSGGTGLGMSIMKKIVDIHKGKISLISQENIGTKITLSFSIK is encoded by the coding sequence GTGAAGATTAATTTATCAATCAAAAAGAAACTTTTATTTTATAGTTTTTTTATTCAAACTATTATCTTAGTAATTTTTTCTTTTTCTTTATATAAAGCATTAGAAATTTCAACTGTTGATAAACTTGAAGCAACTTTGAAAGTAATAGTTCTTGATATAACAGATGATGTACTTGAAAAAAATAAAATTACAGATAATATTTTAGATGAAGAAAATGAATATAAATTTGAACCTCTTTATATTAGAATTTTAAATAGCAAAAATCATGAAAAAATAACTCAAACAGAGAATTTTCCTGACGATATTGAAGATAATGACAATTATTTGAATAATTTAAAAGAAAATGTTATAACTTTTGAAGAACAAAACAACTACTTTGTAAGCAGAATTAAAATAGATTTTCATGGGGAACAAAGCATCATTATTGAAGCAGTTACAACAAAAGATATTTTAACTTCAACTTTAGAAAATCTTCTTTATATTTTAGGATTTATTCTTCCAATTATTCTTATTTTTGCTGTTATTGGAGGAAATTTTATAATCTACAAATCATTTTTACCAATTGAAAATATTTTAGTTGAACTAAAACAGATAAATGCAAATGATTTATCAGCAAGATTAAAAACAACAAAATCAAAAGATGAAATAAACCAACTAATAAATGAAATTAATTCTTTATTATCAAGACTTGAAAACTCTTTTGAAAGAATGTCCCAATTTAGTTCAGATGCTTCTCACGAACTAAAAACTCCTCTTACAATTATAAAAGGTGAAATCGAAGTAACTTTAAGAAAAGATAGAACGATAAATGAATATAAAGAAGCTTTAAAAACATCTTTAGAAGAGATAGCAGGAATTGAACAAACCATAAATGATTTACTATTTTTAGCTAAAAATGAACAAGAGTTAATTGTAGATAAACAAGAAGAGTTTTATTTAGATGAACTTGCAGATGAAGCAATAAATGAACTTAAAAATTTTGCAAAACTTCATAAAATAAAAATATCTTTGATAGTAGAAGATAGCTTAGAGATGAAAGGATTTGCAAGTTTATTAAAAATTGCAATAAAAAATATTTTGAAAAATGCTATTCAATTTAGTTATGAAAATAAAGAAGTTATAGTAAAAATATTTAAAGAAAATGATTTTTTAAATATCTCTATTGAAGATTTTGGGATTGGAATTCCTGCAAATGAACAAGAAAAAATTTATGAAAAGTTTTATAGGACAGATAAAAGTAGAAATAAAAATAGTGGAGGAACTGGTCTTGGAATGTCGATTATGAAAAAAATTGTAGATATTCACAAAGGAAAAATTTCTTTAATAAGCCAAGAGAATATAGGAACAAAAATAACTCTCTCTTTTTCTATTAAATAA
- the groES gene encoding co-chaperone GroES: protein MNFKPLGERVLVKRTEVENKTASGIYIPDNAKEKPQTAKVVAVGNKVEDVKVGDTIVFEQYRGTEFKLEGEEYLILNIENVIGVM, encoded by the coding sequence ATGAATTTTAAACCACTAGGTGAAAGAGTTCTTGTTAAAAGAACAGAAGTTGAGAACAAAACAGCAAGTGGAATCTATATTCCAGATAATGCAAAAGAGAAACCACAAACTGCAAAAGTTGTTGCAGTTGGAAATAAAGTTGAAGATGTTAAAGTTGGTGATACAATTGTATTTGAACAATATAGAGGAACTGAATTCAAACTTGAGGGTGAAGAATATCTAATTTTAAATATTGAAAATGTTATAGGAGTTATGTAA
- a CDS encoding ABC transporter permease, translated as MVSYAFKALFANKLKTFLIVLSLIFSIVSIFLISSISNGVISMYSTLLKSDGDIIVTQAKISDTFFSNVNINLIEQINNLKDIKDTSAMIVGASPVEKLPIIAVYGVTQNRFKNYTLTQGKYPSQNEVIIGKSIFEQLVNKNEIQIANKSFKISGVFKSEIGFENGGVVLNIDDAGKIFNKSASMILVNTTLNADVENIIKEIKNLSEDIDVKSTQNFVDNYNQFKIIKTSSNVISFIAFSMGLLGIVSLMSITINQRKAEFGIKRALGIKTSKIVYSIMIESFLLGVFSFICAFIISNVTLYFVKNAKTLQGYVNGEISVELAFYIFVTSILMAIIGSIIPALNAAKTDPVELIQGNKI; from the coding sequence TTGGTTTCATATGCTTTTAAAGCACTATTTGCAAATAAACTAAAAACCTTTTTAATCGTTTTAAGTCTGATTTTTTCGATAGTTTCTATATTTTTGATTAGTTCTATTTCAAATGGAGTTATCTCTATGTATTCAACACTTCTAAAAAGTGATGGAGATATTATAGTTACTCAAGCAAAAATATCTGATACATTTTTTTCAAATGTAAATATCAACTTAATTGAACAAATAAATAACTTAAAAGATATAAAAGATACATCAGCGATGATTGTAGGAGCAAGTCCTGTTGAAAAACTTCCAATCATTGCAGTTTATGGAGTAACGCAAAATAGATTTAAAAATTACACTTTAACACAAGGAAAATATCCATCACAAAATGAAGTAATTATTGGAAAATCAATATTTGAACAACTAGTAAATAAAAATGAGATTCAAATTGCAAATAAAAGTTTCAAAATCTCTGGAGTTTTTAAAAGTGAAATTGGTTTTGAAAATGGTGGTGTTGTTTTAAATATAGATGATGCTGGAAAGATTTTTAATAAATCAGCTTCAATGATTTTAGTAAACACAACTTTAAATGCAGATGTTGAAAATATTATAAAAGAGATTAAAAATTTATCAGAAGATATTGATGTTAAATCAACACAAAATTTTGTAGATAACTACAACCAATTTAAAATCATAAAAACTTCATCAAATGTTATTTCATTTATTGCTTTTTCTATGGGTTTACTTGGAATTGTAAGCCTTATGAGCATCACAATAAATCAAAGAAAAGCTGAATTTGGAATAAAAAGAGCTTTAGGAATAAAAACTTCAAAAATCGTTTATTCAATAATGATTGAGAGTTTTTTACTTGGAGTTTTTAGTTTTATTTGTGCCTTTATTATTTCAAATGTAACTTTGTATTTTGTAAAAAATGCAAAAACTCTACAAGGTTATGTAAATGGAGAAATATCTGTTGAACTAGCTTTTTATATCTTTGTTACTTCTATTTTAATGGCGATTATTGGTTCAATAATTCCAGCTTTAAATGCTGCAAAAACTGATCCAGTTGAGCTTATTCAAGGAAATAAAATATGA
- a CDS encoding YceI family protein — translation MFKKIVLLIILSFSLYANNLSVVTGEIKGHTEVFGDSEINPTTKEVKANLTVENSLESIKGQIFFDTLSLISEKKDRDAHMYELLNEPKFKTISFDIKNIVKNGINYDIKGVLVLNGVSKDITVKSNISEQNNQILFDGGFSFNLTDFNLEPPTMFFLTVRNQIDVTYKIDLKR, via the coding sequence ATGTTTAAAAAAATAGTTCTTTTAATAATTTTGAGTTTTAGTTTGTATGCAAACAACTTATCAGTAGTAACAGGTGAGATAAAAGGTCATACAGAAGTTTTTGGTGATAGCGAAATCAACCCAACAACAAAAGAGGTAAAAGCTAATTTAACAGTTGAAAATAGTTTAGAATCAATAAAAGGTCAAATATTTTTCGATACATTAAGTTTAATTAGCGAAAAAAAAGATAGAGATGCTCATATGTACGAATTACTAAATGAACCAAAATTTAAAACTATCTCTTTTGATATAAAAAATATTGTAAAAAATGGTATAAATTACGATATTAAGGGTGTTCTTGTTTTAAATGGTGTTTCAAAAGATATTACAGTAAAAAGCAATATAAGTGAGCAAAATAATCAAATTTTATTTGATGGAGGATTTTCATTTAATCTAACTGATTTTAATTTAGAACCACCAACAATGTTCTTTTTAACAGTTAGAAATCAAATTGATGTTACTTATAAAATTGATTTAAAAAGATAA
- a CDS encoding polyprenyl synthetase family protein translates to MKDLLNSFEDYLLKNLPISKTFHPHFEDALADMLKAGGKRFRPMLLLSVVKSNKSLLVPNAMSVALGVEFLHTYSLIHDDLPAMDNSDLRRGFQTLHKKYDEVTAILVGDALNTEAFNLIANASLHNDIKVELIKCLAHNGGINGMIIGQAIDCHFEKQKIQLNQLEFLHIHKTARLIAASLKMGAIISEYDLQTQEKLYNFGIDLGLLFQIQDDIIDETCTEEEAGKTTQNDGFKNSFVNLLGLDGAKKSADDLALKCIDSLNTFEENLKKSLEELLLKYINRHK, encoded by the coding sequence ATGAAAGATTTATTAAATTCTTTTGAAGATTATTTACTAAAAAATCTTCCTATCTCAAAAACATTTCATCCTCACTTTGAAGATGCTTTAGCAGATATGTTAAAAGCAGGTGGAAAAAGATTTCGTCCGATGCTTTTATTATCTGTTGTAAAATCAAATAAATCTTTATTAGTTCCAAATGCAATGAGTGTAGCATTAGGAGTTGAATTTTTACATACATATTCTTTAATTCATGATGATTTGCCAGCTATGGATAACTCTGATTTAAGAAGAGGATTTCAAACTTTACATAAAAAATATGATGAAGTAACAGCTATTTTAGTTGGAGATGCTTTAAACACTGAAGCATTCAACCTAATAGCAAATGCTTCTTTACATAATGATATAAAAGTTGAACTTATCAAATGTTTGGCACATAATGGTGGAATAAATGGTATGATTATAGGTCAAGCAATAGATTGTCATTTTGAAAAACAAAAAATACAGTTAAATCAATTAGAGTTTTTACATATTCATAAAACGGCAAGACTAATCGCAGCTAGCCTTAAAATGGGTGCAATTATAAGTGAATATGATTTGCAAACACAAGAAAAACTTTATAATTTTGGTATAGATTTAGGACTGTTATTCCAAATTCAAGATGATATTATTGATGAAACTTGTACTGAAGAAGAAGCTGGTAAAACTACACAAAATGATGGATTTAAAAACTCTTTTGTAAATTTATTAGGACTTGATGGTGCAAAAAAAAGTGCTGATGATTTAGCTTTAAAATGTATAGATTCTCTTAATACTTTTGAAGAAAATTTAAAAAAATCTTTAGAAGAGTTACTTCTAAAATATATAAATAGACACAAATAA
- a CDS encoding ABC transporter substrate-binding protein gives MKKIFLIIIFICTSLISNEQKNVTLQLPWKYQFQFAGYIIAKEKGFYKDSGLDVDLKEWQENLNTIENLDNGKIEYAVLRPTSMIDISKGKELIYLATIFQSSPLVLLVDKSSNITSLSELKNKRVMTSGDLSADVSLLSMIFSQGLKLKDLIIQTPSFNTKDLLDGKTDLIASYISNEPYVLKELGGNPVIFNPKDFGFDFYSDILATSKKYSENQKDEVKRFKEASLKGWDYAFSNINETVEIIYKKYNSQNKSKEALIYEANELKKLAYHNTNEIGKITPEKLEKIFSIYKVLGLAQNTIDFTNIIFNDLSINEFDLNMKEEAYLEDKQPIKMCIDSDWNPYEKLDANNKYTGIGADYFSIVEKHLSTKFEVVKTTSQDETIEFIKNKKCDFSSLVIKTPKTENELKLTSTIFKVPLVIATKLDVSFINKIEDIKNKKIAISKDYVNIDYFRNKYSNLNIIEVENTKEGLKQLKEGKIYAFIGSLYSVAYKIQTEYSSHLKIAGKTSDEIEFVSGINKDDRILFDVLQKTINAIPSSQIKELIDKWAYTIYEKDIDYVLLWQIILPFIVIFLFILFFYVKLKFLNRRLSEQKKFINTILDIQPNMIFIINDFGPIFANKFFLEFFDCKDLKEFQDKHQCLIYTFLQEELFFHLGKIKNDSSWIENILNLDLEKRIVSIIHPLTETKKVFNISVVELENEKYLISLTDISDTILKQILLEDKTNHDKLTGAFNREYYESHFKLIVKEYTKEDILVFAILDIDFFKKVNDTYGHNTGDKVLKEFVNVIKKSSRNDDLLIRWGGEEFILLLKVKTTHNARKVLENIRKAIEENHFEEVEHITCSIGATIYKQNEKTEDIFQRADEALYNAKEKGRNQVIIKI, from the coding sequence ATGAAAAAAATATTTCTAATAATTATTTTTATATGCACTTCATTAATTTCAAATGAGCAAAAAAATGTAACTTTACAACTTCCTTGGAAATATCAATTCCAATTTGCAGGATATATAATCGCGAAAGAAAAAGGTTTTTATAAAGATTCGGGTTTAGATGTTGATTTAAAAGAGTGGCAAGAAAACTTAAATACAATTGAAAACTTAGATAATGGAAAAATAGAATATGCTGTTCTTCGACCAACTTCTATGATTGATATTTCAAAAGGAAAAGAGTTGATTTATTTAGCAACAATTTTTCAATCAAGTCCTTTAGTGTTACTTGTTGATAAAAGTTCAAATATTACATCATTAAGCGAATTAAAAAATAAACGAGTTATGACTTCAGGTGATTTAAGTGCAGACGTTTCTCTTTTATCTATGATATTTTCTCAAGGTTTAAAACTCAAAGATTTAATAATTCAAACACCATCATTTAATACAAAAGATTTATTAGATGGTAAAACAGATTTAATTGCATCATATATTTCAAATGAACCTTATGTTTTAAAAGAGTTAGGTGGAAATCCAGTGATTTTTAATCCAAAAGATTTTGGGTTTGATTTTTATAGTGATATTTTAGCTACAAGTAAAAAATATTCAGAAAATCAAAAAGATGAGGTAAAAAGATTTAAAGAAGCATCTTTAAAAGGTTGGGATTATGCTTTTTCAAATATAAATGAAACAGTTGAAATAATTTATAAAAAATATAATTCTCAAAATAAATCAAAAGAAGCTTTGATTTATGAAGCAAATGAACTAAAAAAATTGGCTTATCATAACACAAATGAAATAGGAAAAATAACACCAGAAAAACTAGAAAAAATTTTTAGTATTTATAAAGTTTTAGGATTAGCACAAAATACAATAGATTTTACAAATATTATTTTTAATGATTTAAGTATAAATGAATTTGATTTGAATATGAAAGAGGAAGCCTATTTAGAAGATAAACAACCTATAAAAATGTGTATAGATTCTGATTGGAATCCTTATGAAAAATTGGATGCAAATAACAAATATACAGGAATTGGAGCTGATTATTTTAGTATAGTAGAAAAACATTTATCAACAAAATTTGAAGTAGTAAAAACGACTTCTCAGGATGAAACAATAGAATTTATTAAAAATAAAAAATGTGATTTTTCATCTTTAGTTATTAAAACACCAAAAACTGAAAATGAGTTAAAACTTACAAGTACTATTTTTAAAGTTCCTTTAGTAATCGCTACAAAACTTGATGTCTCTTTTATTAATAAAATTGAAGATATAAAAAATAAAAAAATAGCAATTTCAAAAGATTATGTAAATATTGATTATTTTAGAAATAAATATTCAAATTTAAATATTATTGAAGTTGAAAATACAAAAGAGGGTTTAAAACAACTAAAAGAAGGCAAAATTTACGCATTTATTGGTTCTTTATATAGTGTTGCATATAAGATTCAAACAGAATATTCAAGTCATTTGAAAATTGCAGGAAAAACAAGTGATGAAATAGAGTTTGTATCTGGTATAAATAAAGATGACAGAATATTATTTGATGTTTTACAAAAAACAATAAATGCAATACCTTCTAGCCAAATCAAAGAGTTGATAGATAAATGGGCATATACTATATATGAAAAAGATATAGATTATGTTTTATTATGGCAAATAATTTTACCATTTATAGTGATTTTTTTGTTTATTTTATTTTTTTACGTGAAATTAAAATTTTTAAATAGAAGATTATCTGAACAGAAAAAATTTATTAATACAATTTTAGATATTCAACCAAATATGATTTTTATTATAAATGATTTTGGACCTATTTTTGCAAATAAATTTTTTCTTGAATTTTTTGATTGTAAAGATTTGAAAGAGTTTCAAGATAAACACCAATGTTTAATATATACTTTTTTACAAGAAGAGTTGTTTTTTCATTTAGGAAAAATCAAAAATGATTCTAGTTGGATTGAAAATATTTTAAACTTAGATTTAGAAAAAAGAATAGTTTCTATTATTCATCCTTTAACAGAAACAAAAAAAGTATTTAATATTTCAGTAGTTGAATTGGAAAATGAAAAATATTTGATATCTCTTACTGATATAAGTGATACTATTTTAAAACAAATATTATTAGAAGATAAAACAAACCATGATAAATTAACTGGTGCATTTAATAGAGAATATTATGAATCACATTTTAAATTGATTGTAAAAGAGTACACAAAAGAAGATATATTAGTTTTTGCTATATTGGATATTGATTTTTTCAAAAAAGTAAATGATACTTATGGACACAATACAGGTGATAAAGTTTTAAAAGAGTTTGTAAATGTTATTAAAAAATCTTCAAGAAATGATGATTTATTGATTCGTTGGGGAGGAGAAGAGTTTATTTTACTTTTAAAAGTTAAAACTACACATAATGCAAGAAAAGTTTTAGAAAATATTAGAAAAGCTATTGAAGAAAATCATTTTGAAGAAGTTGAACATATAACTTGCTCTATTGGTGCAACGATTTATAAACAAAACGAAAAAACAGAAGATATATTTCAAAGAGCAGATGAAGCTTTATATAACGCAAAAGAAAAAGGTAGAAATCAAGTAATAATTAAAATATAA
- a CDS encoding metallophosphoesterase, whose translation MNLTKHFQIINIEVEDKKLDDLKILHLSDLHINKKTSIEKILELVNFCNSLEFDFCIITGDIIDTKVKFIKKQLEILNSLKKEVFYISGNHDLVYGLEDLKKELTNFIFMDNKTFKINYKNEIIHLAGLPDRFSKFFKIKREEKVVEDFLKNSPSIFISHQPKDYKIALNSNTNLFLCGHTHGGQIYPFHYLVKLVQPFLAGLFYKNKTAIYVNKGIGTWGVDFRYKANAEITILKLITKSVK comes from the coding sequence ATGAATTTAACTAAACATTTTCAAATCATTAATATAGAAGTAGAAGATAAAAAATTAGATGATTTAAAGATTCTTCATTTAAGTGATTTACACATAAATAAAAAAACTTCAATAGAAAAAATTTTAGAACTTGTAAATTTTTGTAATAGTTTAGAATTTGACTTTTGTATTATCACTGGAGATATAATCGATACAAAAGTAAAATTTATAAAAAAACAACTTGAAATTTTAAACTCATTGAAAAAAGAGGTTTTTTATATAAGTGGAAATCACGATTTAGTTTATGGATTAGAAGATTTAAAAAAAGAGTTAACAAATTTTATTTTTATGGATAATAAAACTTTTAAAATTAATTATAAAAATGAGATTATTCATCTAGCAGGACTTCCAGATAGATTTTCAAAGTTTTTTAAAATAAAAAGAGAAGAAAAAGTAGTAGAAGATTTTTTGAAAAACTCTCCATCTATTTTTATCTCACACCAACCAAAAGATTATAAAATTGCGTTAAATTCAAATACAAATCTATTTTTGTGTGGACATACACACGGTGGTCAAATCTATCCTTTTCACTATTTAGTAAAGTTAGTTCAACCTTTTTTAGCTGGACTTTTTTATAAAAATAAAACAGCAATTTATGTAAATAAAGGAATAGGCACTTGGGGAGTTGATTTTAGATATAAAGCAAATGCAGAAATTACAATATTGAAATTAATAACAAAAAGTGTAAAATGA
- the groL gene encoding chaperonin GroEL (60 kDa chaperone family; promotes refolding of misfolded polypeptides especially under stressful conditions; forms two stacked rings of heptamers to form a barrel-shaped 14mer; ends can be capped by GroES; misfolded proteins enter the barrel where they are refolded when GroES binds): protein MAKEILFSDNARNRLYSGVEKLADAVKVTMGPRGRNVLLQKSFGAPTITKDGVSVAREIELKDTLENMGAQLVKEVASKTNDEAGDGTTTATVLAHSIFKEGLRNVTAGANPIILKRGMDKACEAILAELKKSSKVVANKTEIEQVATISANSDSAIGKMIAEAMDKVGKDGVITVEEAKGISDELDVVEGMQFDRGYLSPYFVTNPEKMIAEFNNPFILLYDKKISSLKEMLPILESVNQSGRPLVIIAEDVDGEALATLVVNRLRGSLHIAAVKAPGFGDRRKAMLEDIAVLTGGTVISEEMGMKLETAEFSCLGTASKIVIDKDNTTIVDGNGDNERVVARVNQIKAEISNTTSDYDREKLQERLAKLSGGVAVIKVGAATETEMKEKKDRVDDALSATRAAVEEGIVIGGGAALIKASKKVNLDLTGDERIGADIVLRAISAPLKQIAINAGFDAGVVANEVEKSSNENLGFNAATGEYVDMFEAGIVDPAKVERVAMQNAVSVASLLLTTEATVSDIKEDKPAMPSMPDMGGMGMPGMM from the coding sequence ATGGCAAAAGAGATTTTATTTAGTGATAATGCAAGAAATAGATTATATTCAGGTGTTGAAAAATTAGCTGATGCAGTTAAAGTTACAATGGGACCAAGAGGAAGAAATGTTTTATTACAAAAATCTTTCGGTGCTCCTACAATTACAAAAGATGGTGTAAGTGTTGCTAGAGAAATTGAATTAAAAGATACTTTAGAAAATATGGGAGCACAACTTGTAAAAGAAGTAGCTTCAAAAACAAATGACGAAGCAGGTGATGGAACAACAACAGCAACTGTTTTAGCACATTCTATTTTCAAAGAAGGGCTTAGAAATGTAACAGCAGGTGCTAATCCTATTATTTTAAAAAGAGGAATGGATAAAGCTTGCGAAGCTATTTTAGCTGAACTTAAAAAATCTTCAAAAGTTGTAGCAAACAAAACAGAGATTGAACAAGTTGCTACAATCTCAGCAAATTCAGATAGTGCTATTGGAAAAATGATAGCTGAAGCTATGGATAAAGTTGGAAAAGATGGTGTTATCACTGTTGAAGAAGCAAAAGGTATTTCTGATGAGTTAGATGTTGTTGAAGGTATGCAATTTGATAGAGGATATTTATCTCCATATTTTGTAACAAATCCTGAAAAAATGATTGCAGAGTTTAATAATCCATTTATTTTATTATATGACAAAAAAATCTCTTCATTAAAAGAGATGTTACCAATTTTAGAATCAGTAAATCAATCAGGAAGACCTTTAGTAATTATTGCTGAAGATGTAGATGGTGAAGCATTAGCAACATTGGTAGTAAATAGATTAAGAGGTTCATTACATATTGCTGCTGTTAAAGCTCCTGGATTTGGAGATAGAAGAAAAGCTATGTTAGAAGATATTGCAGTTTTAACTGGTGGAACTGTAATTTCAGAAGAGATGGGAATGAAACTTGAAACAGCTGAATTTAGTTGTTTAGGAACTGCTTCAAAAATCGTAATTGACAAAGACAATACAACAATCGTTGATGGAAATGGTGATAATGAAAGAGTTGTTGCAAGAGTAAATCAAATCAAAGCAGAAATATCAAATACAACAAGTGATTATGATAGAGAAAAATTACAAGAAAGATTAGCAAAACTTTCTGGTGGAGTTGCAGTTATTAAAGTTGGAGCTGCAACAGAGACTGAAATGAAAGAGAAAAAAGACAGAGTTGATGATGCTTTAAGTGCTACAAGAGCTGCTGTTGAAGAAGGTATTGTAATTGGTGGTGGAGCTGCTTTAATTAAAGCTTCTAAAAAAGTAAACCTTGATTTAACTGGTGATGAAAGAATTGGAGCAGATATTGTTTTAAGAGCTATTTCTGCACCATTAAAACAAATTGCAATTAATGCTGGATTTGATGCTGGAGTTGTTGCAAATGAAGTTGAAAAATCATCAAATGAAAATTTAGGATTTAATGCAGCAACTGGTGAATATGTAGATATGTTTGAAGCTGGAATTGTAGATCCTGCAAAAGTTGAAAGAGTTGCTATGCAAAATGCTGTTTCAGTAGCTTCACTATTACTTACAACTGAAGCAACTGTAAGTGATATAAAAGAAGATAAACCAGCAATGCCTTCTATGCCAGATATGGGTGGAATGGGAATGCCAGGAATGATGTAA
- a CDS encoding ABC transporter ATP-binding protein — MIKAVHLTHYYNKDLALENINLQINKGEFICLVGESGSGKSTLLSLLSTLLKQTSGQLFFEGKNYKDIEDIDSFRRTNIGFIFQFHYLINYLTVKENIKLAKEKATHEEIYNLLKILKIENLIDKYPNEISGGQKQRVAIARALINKPKVIIADEPTGNLDSKNSLNVFEIFKKLSESGTTIIVATHDKDLAKFANKIYEVKDGKIS; from the coding sequence ATGATAAAAGCAGTTCATTTAACACACTATTATAATAAAGATTTAGCTTTAGAAAATATAAATTTACAAATAAACAAAGGAGAATTTATATGTTTAGTAGGTGAAAGCGGAAGTGGAAAATCTACACTTTTATCACTTTTATCTACACTTTTAAAACAAACAAGTGGTCAACTTTTTTTTGAAGGAAAGAATTATAAAGATATAGAAGATATCGATAGTTTTAGAAGAACAAATATCGGTTTTATCTTTCAATTTCATTATTTAATAAACTATTTAACAGTTAAAGAAAATATAAAACTCGCAAAAGAAAAAGCAACACATGAGGAAATTTATAATCTATTAAAAATTTTGAAAATAGAAAATCTAATAGATAAATATCCAAACGAAATTTCAGGAGGTCAAAAACAAAGAGTTGCAATAGCAAGAGCTTTGATAAACAAACCAAAAGTAATAATCGCAGATGAACCAACAGGAAATTTAGATTCAAAAAACTCTTTAAACGTTTTTGAAATCTTTAAAAAATTAAGTGAAAGTGGAACAACAATAATAGTTGCTACACATGATAAAGATTTAGCAAAGTTTGCAAATAAAATTTATGAGGTGAAAGATGGAAAAATCAGTTAA
- a CDS encoding response regulator: MIFMKILIIEDDLKIINFLKKGLEEECYVVDFSTNGDEGLYLASVNSYDLILLDIMLPIKDGIEVCKSLRSSNIQTPIIMLTAKDSIEDKIKGLDIGANDYLAKPFSFAELLARIRVQLRVTATTQTKLSIADLELDLLNKTASRANQNIVLTAKEFSLLEYLIKNKNRVLSETTINEALSSFEDSNISNIVNVYIYRLRNKIDKNFENKLIKTVRGIGFKISED; the protein is encoded by the coding sequence ATGATTTTTATGAAGATACTAATAATTGAAGATGATTTAAAAATCATAAACTTTTTAAAAAAAGGTTTAGAAGAAGAGTGTTATGTTGTGGACTTTTCTACAAATGGTGATGAGGGATTATATCTAGCTAGTGTTAACTCTTATGATTTGATTTTACTTGATATTATGCTTCCAATAAAAGATGGAATAGAAGTATGTAAAAGTTTAAGAAGCTCAAATATTCAAACTCCTATTATTATGTTAACAGCAAAAGATTCTATTGAAGATAAAATCAAAGGTTTAGATATTGGAGCAAATGATTATTTAGCAAAACCATTCTCTTTTGCAGAATTACTTGCAAGAATCAGAGTCCAATTAAGAGTAACAGCAACAACTCAAACAAAACTATCTATTGCAGATTTAGAGCTTGATTTACTAAATAAAACAGCTTCAAGAGCAAATCAAAATATAGTTTTAACAGCCAAAGAGTTTTCACTTTTAGAGTATCTAATAAAAAATAAAAATAGAGTTTTAAGTGAAACAACAATAAATGAAGCACTTTCATCATTTGAAGATTCAAATATCAGTAATATTGTAAATGTTTATATTTATAGATTAAGAAACAAAATCGATAAAAATTTTGAAAATAAACTAATAAAAACAGTAAGAGGAATAGGATTTAAAATCAGTGAAGATTAA